ACAGATTAGTTTTCACTAGGTTATCTCGTTTTGAGCCAGACTTCGTTCAGCCAATGAATAAGGGAACCAGATGTCGATTATAAATATTGTCTATGACGTTTTTGGAAACTTGGTCCGCATTCACTTTCAGAAGATCCAGGTAGGCCTGTCCTTTTTTCGCAGCGACTTTGAACGATACGTGCAGAAGTTGACGGAAATTCGCATTGAACTCCGGATGGCTGGGAATGTGCCGTAATGTGTTCGCAATCTGAGTGCCCGACCAGGAGTTCACGAGACTTACGCTGGGCAACTGATCGCGTTGAATGTCGATCACACTCGCGTAGGGGGCGCAAAATTCCTCGGCATGTTCATATGCGTAGGCGTAGATTTCCTTGACCATCGCCAACCCCGCCCCGCCCGCTTCCGCCAAGCCAATTAACTCTTCCAACCAGGTCGTTCCGGCAGTTTTCACGTGCAAACCCGCACCCGTTCGGGCCAGAGCTTTCCGGATGATCGGATAGATCGAGAATTTGTCGCTGCCGCTGTGTACGCTCAATTTTAAATTTGACGGTATCCCATATTTACTGATGGCGAAGGCGATGACGGCCAAGTCTTCGTTGAATTCCGTTTCGAATTGGCTGAGATCGCCGACGTAATCGACCCCTTTATTGAATCGACCCGTGAATTTGGGTGCTATAGTTTGGACCTTCACACCTTCCTCGGCCAGCAGCACCAGAATGACGAGTAGCTCCGGTGGCGTTTGCGGCGCATCCGTTTCGTCCATTGAAACTTCTGCTATGAACTCCCCCTCTCCCCCTTTTTTGGTCGAGATATGTCGGTAGATCTTTCCGGCTTCCTGAACCGCCAGAAGGTATTTGCGTACGATCTTCTCTAGCTCTGCTGGCCTGATCGTGAGTTTTCGAGCGATGCCTGGGATTACGAGATCCCCCAGAAGTTCGGGATGCTTGTGCAGGAAAATT
The genomic region above belongs to Telmatocola sphagniphila and contains:
- a CDS encoding tagaturonate epimerase family protein; this translates as MRMLEKFSFGVGDRFGLQATAQLRAFQMISDKGVEIVPVWNKSNREHSFIGSEPQSVYDSALKAVTQLGWRKGWHIDADHIRLETVDRFMSCSDFFTIDVADSIGKPASEDTVKIFLHKHPELLGDLVIPGIARKLTIRPAELEKIVRKYLLAVQEAGKIYRHISTKKGGEGEFIAEVSMDETDAPQTPPELLVILVLLAEEGVKVQTIAPKFTGRFNKGVDYVGDLSQFETEFNEDLAVIAFAISKYGIPSNLKLSVHSGSDKFSIYPIIRKALARTGAGLHVKTAGTTWLEELIGLAEAGGAGLAMVKEIYAYAYEHAEEFCAPYASVIDIQRDQLPSVSLVNSWSGTQIANTLRHIPSHPEFNANFRQLLHVSFKVAAKKGQAYLDLLKVNADQVSKNVIDNIYNRHLVPLFIG